Part of the Triticum urartu cultivar G1812 unplaced genomic scaffold, Tu2.1 TuUngrouped_contig_332, whole genome shotgun sequence genome, gacattggatgtcattgataacgggatcacatcattaggagaatgatgtgatggacaagacccaatcctaagcttagctcaaagatcgtgtagttcgttcgctgtagcttttctgaatgtcaagtatcatttccttagaccatgagattgtgcaactctcggataccgtaggagtgccttgggtgtgccaaacgtcacaacataactgggtactataaaggtacattacaggtatctccgaaagtgttttttgggttggcacgaatcgagactgggatttgtcactccgtatgacggagaggtatctctgggcccactcggtaatgcatcatcataacaagctcaatgtgaccaagtggttgatcacgggatcatgcattacggcacgagtaaattgacttgccggtaacgagattgaactaggtattgggataccgacgatcgagtctcgggcaagtaacgtaccgattgacaaagggaattgtatacggattgattgaatcctcgacatcgtggttcatccgatgagatcatcgtggagcatgtgggagccaacatgggtatccagatcctgctgttggttattgaccggagaggcgtctcggtcatgtctacgtgtctcccgaacccgtagggtctacacacttaaggttcggtgacgctagggttgtagagatattagcatacggtaacccgaaagttgttcggagtcccagatgagatcccggacgtcacgaggagttccggaatggtccggaggtgaagatttatatataggaagtcaagtttcggccatcgggaaagtttcgagggtaatcggtattgtaccgggaccaccggaagggtcccgggggtccaccgggtggggccacctatctcggagggccccatgggctgaagtgggaggggaaccaacccctagtgggctggtgcgccccccttgggcctccccctgcgcctagggttggaaaccctaggggtggggggcgccacccttgccttggggggcaaggcactcccttggccgcccccctaggcaccctatatatagtggggggagggagggcagccgcacacaagcccctggcctctccctctccctcccgtgacactccttcgtctccctgcgcttggcgaagccctgccgagatcaccgttgcttccaccaccacgccgtcgtgctgctggatcttcatcaacctctccttcccccttactggatcaagttgaaggagacgtcttcccaaccgtacgtgtgttgaacgcggaggtgacgtctgttcggcacttggtcatcggtgatttggatcacgtcgagtacgactccatcaaccccgttctcttgaacgcttccgcgcgcgatctacaagggtatgtagatgcactcctttctccctcgttgctagatgactccatagatttatcttggtgatgcgtagaaaattttaaaattctgctacgtttcccaacacttaaaccctagtttacgcGTTGCTTTGTAAAGGACTGATTTGGacccacatgtttcatgctatggttagatttatcttaattcttttttcgtagttgcggatacttgcgagaggggttaatcataagtgggaggcttgtccaagtaaggacagcacccaagcaccggtccacccacatatcaaattatcaaaagTAACGAAaacgaatcatatgagcatgatgaaaactaacttgacagtaattcacatgtgtcctcgcgagcgctttgctttatataagagtccGTTCAGGCTtctcctttgctataaaaagaaTTGGGCCACCTTGCCGCACCTTTGTTatacttgttacttgttacccgttacgaattatcttatcacaaaactatctgttaccaataatttcagtgcttgcagagaatatcttactaaaaaccgcttgtcattttcttctgttcctcgttggattcgacactcttacttatcgataGGACTACAACGGATCCCCTATACATGTGGTTCATCAAGCGCGTTGAGGCGCACCGCTTTGTCGTGATGCGCGGGGAACTCGAAGTGAACCGGGAAATATTCTGGGTCGTGGCTGGTCACCCGCAGTAGGTGGGGACGGGTGTGGAGCTGCGCGTCGATGGCGCCCCCATTGACATCGGGCTGGCCACGTGGTTCTTGGTAGCTGCATAGAGCACTACGAGGTGGCGGCGCAGCAGGGTGGTCTGGTGCTCCATGGCCGGGGACTCGATGAGGACGTTGTGGCTTGACCTCGGCCGGCGGGAGGGTCGGTGTGGTGCGCGTGCGTCATGGCGACGGGAGGCGAGGGGAAGCGCAACCGCTCCCTAACGGCCCCCCTCCCAGCAGCAGGACCCGACCGCTCGGGGGCAGGGCCTCCGCCGCACCGGTTGCGAGGGATCGAGGCGCACTCCTTGGCGAAATGGCCCGACAGTTTGCACTCGATGCAGTGCAAGGGATCTCTACTGTCGATGCAGCGGTGATGAGGGCTATGGCACCGGAGGCAGAGGCACTTGAAGCGGTTTAAGAAGGCCCTGCATCCCAGGTCAGCATTGAAGGCGGGGCGCCGGCCAGGGCGACGCGGGGGGTGGCGACCGCTACGGAACGGCGGGGATCTCCCCGCGCGTCTGTCTTTACGGGATCTAACCGCCGTCCATCCGTCGTCATCGCCCGAAGAGGAATTTTGCGAGGTGGGAGAAGGCACTAAGACGACCGTTCCCCAAAAGGGGAGTCGCAGCAGAACCCGGCGTGGAAGGCCCCTGCGGCCGGGCGGGAGCGCTCGCCTCGGAGCAGCAAACGCGGCGGAGAAGCAGGGCAGCCGTTGACGCGGCGGCCTGGAGCAGCTAGGGGACCGAAGCCCCGGGCGGACCGGCGGATCTGGCCACGCACGGCACGGACACAGGCTGTCCCCAACCCGTGCTGTCCACCAAACAGGATGGGGAGCGCGAGCGGCTGCGGCTGGAGCGCCCCATGAGGGCTGGAGGGGCGGCGCTGCCGGGCGCGCAGCGGCGAGGAGGTGGCGGCTGCGGCCGGAGTGGCACGCGGCGCGGGGACGGGAGGAGGCTACTGTTAGCCAGAGAGTCCCTTTGACGGACCTTCAGCATTGAGCTACCAATCGCATGTACTGTATATCATAGCACACATAGCATTCATTACATAAGGTACACATCAAAGAAGGTTTACACACACCATACCATTTCTAGTAGTTCAGGGTATTTTACAGATCACATACTACGTGACAAAAGACCAAACTACCGAGACGAACacatagtatcatcataggctAGCTGCAACTACTGTATTACCATACATGTTAGCTCACACGCCTGAGCTTAGCTAAGTTATCCATTCTCTCTAAAAGAACTAAGTACATCCACAAAAGTTCATAGCTCATTAATTGCTGCAAAACAAAGTCTCCTGCTGCAACATTCAACGAGATGGAAGATCAAGGCTTGATTTCGACGACCAGAAGATTGCAGGATCACACCGCAGACGGACCGATCTGCTACCATAGAAGTGAACTCACCAAACCGGGAAGAGCGGACCTGTACATCCTTCCTTTTCAGCATCAGGGATGCTGTTGTAGCGGTAGAGGTGGTTGGATAGCTCCCAGCTCCAATCTTCCTTTCTCGACACTTTCATCGGTGGCCACCGGTTGATCCTCACATGATGATCTCTGATTCTTCCATCACCGACAAAGCTTGTTATGATCGTGTACTCACACTCATGGCCACCCCAGACAGCGTCATGAGGATCTGCACTGTGGTAACCATCATGGTGGAAGTATCGTCGCATGGGTGGACCAGTGCGCTTCCAGGACGGATCGAGATTCCTCCAGTACTCTGGTGCTGCCTGTGATAGTAAAAGAAAAATATATCATGACTTTCCCCCATTAGTCAAGCAACTCTGGTGTTGCCTTTGATAGTAAAAGAAAAATATATCATGACTTTCCCCCATTAGTCAAGCAACCATACTCCATATATTTCATTTGAAAAGTGCACCTAATATGTTGGGAGTTATTATGGATTTTAAACTGCATATAACTGCATCCAGCAAATCCTCGGGCATCCAGTTACCACCATGATATATTTTTGCCACATTTCATATACTTAACTTTAATTACCACCATGAAGATATATGCCTCAATCTTCCTCAGTGCGGTTGGAAGCTAAGACACCCGAAGAAACTAGAGAGATGCAGAAAGTTCTCATAATCCCAGCATTCCTCTCGGCATGGTTGACTACAACCAGTTGAACTCGAAACTAGCAAGTCAGTTATGCGGTAGGCTTAGCAGCCACTAGCATTAAGATTTGTAATCATGTATAAATTCATACTTCAAAACATGCAAAAGGATGACAAATTGAGAAAACTTACAATAGTGAAACGATATTCCCATGCATGATCACAGAGATCCTCTTTTGTGATCCGATTCTGCGCAAGAAAATAAGTCACGATAATATAATATGTCTCGAGGACAATGATGAATTGAACATACTCATGTTTCCTCTATGTCAGAAGATAAAAAAAAACTGATAACCAGAAAGAATGCCCCCAGGTTCCAATGTTCAACATTAATTTACACACACTGTATGGAGCAAAAGAAGGAAAATTATATGGAAAAATTTGGAATTATTGTGGAGGGGAAACTAAAATAAGAAAACCTTAACAGAAGATTGTGATAGGCATTATTATCTTTTGGAGTGATTGTGGTAATAGTACTGCTAGCACATGAGAACAATTAATTATATTTCGCTGTTGATCTATTGCATTCTTTTAACCCTAAGAGAAAATATTTCTGGAACTCACCCGCTTGCCATCCATGATGGCCATTGAATAGGTAGACAACTTTGATGCAGTACGGATCATTGTCAGACGAGGAATATGTGCCTTTCCGGCCATCAGTTCAGCACACTGCAAAAGAAACATTGGAATGGCCTTATATAAAAAGAGTATTTTTTGTCATAGGTTTTTCCCTCACACCTCTCTGTTCAATCAAGTCTCCCCAGTTTAAATTTGGAATTTCCTCTGAtttaaaagaaaataaaataaactcATGTTTATCAACTTTGTTGGGCCTCGGTTAATTACATATGCTAATGGAGGGGTCTGATCAAGTTATTTTCATTTAAATTCATGGTGACGTGAACATGAGGCATTTACCTAGCGTTGACCTGATTGGCCTTATTTTCATCGGTAGCCATGAAAAAATTCAAGAAAATTTAGAAACATTGGATTCTGATATACAAAATTTTCCGCATCTTCTTTGAGGGGGCGGTTACCTCGAGATCCTGGGTGAAGTTCTTCAGTTGGTTGGCATGTCATGATCACTGCTGGACAACTGAATAACTTGCTAGGCGGGGTCTGCAGCAGCCTCCGTGCTTCCCACTTTGCAATCAATCCATGGAGACCATGAACCACCTTGCTTTCATGGTTACCGTTTGCTTAGGGTGTTGCGTTCTTGCGTTCTATACTtgcgtccgtagggtggggggttGGATTGTTTTTATTAGAAACACAGTAGACGCAGACGCAAGCATGCTGAAAATACAGGAATAAATCCAAGAAAATGCAGCCATCTTTACCAAGTCTAGGACTTGAGACTCGAAGCCGCATGTGCGGATTCCACCACAAGGAACCAAACCATCTGGCACCGTTGGTCCTCTTAGACTTGTACACAATTTTTTTTTCTGCCAACGTATGTAATCGCAATGCTTTTGTGTTTGATCAATATAGCAAATACTAAAATGAATAACATCTCATGAAAGAATAAGTTGCATTATCCATATATACTGCAGAAAGAAAACACTAAGAACGCTGAACTTCGTTTGAAAACTAAGAAATTTGAAAGTACTTTCCAGAACTGAAAAATAGGgagaaaaacaaaactaaaaCATCACACTGAGAATCCAGAAGTAAAATTAAGATATGCTTTTTTTTTTCTCCCAAAATGTATATTGTTTCTGACTTTTTTTTTCTTCCAAGCAACTATTTCTGAGATAAAGGGAACATGTTCATCCTTTGTAAAAATGATAGTACTATTTATTTTTGCAGCATGTGAACGTCATATTAAAAAAATATTTGCTCAAACTATAGCGCCACATGAAGTTTGTCACATACTACTACGCCACATGTCGCGGACTCCCGTCGTATACCACACAAAGTCTGAAACCCCCATGCCTGAAATTCATCGAACAGGTGCAGCTCACATGGCACATCGCGCAAACCACGAATCACGCATGCCATTCAGGCTGCAGCAGATGGCGAGGGAGGGCAAAGAGCGAGGGCCGAGGCGAGAGACCGACGGGGCGGGAATCGGATGTACCTTGGGTGCCCAGAGGCGGTTGTCGGCGGCGACCCCGAACCAGGCGCGGGAGACCGCCGTGCATCGTGCGGCGCTGCGCGCGTCCAGGAGCTCCATCACCAGCCCCATCACCTCCTCCCCCAGCACCTCCACGGGGTCGCTGCCGTCGCTCTCCCtcctgccccgccgccgcctcctcctccccctcttccGCCTCTCCCACTCCTCCGCCTCCGCCATTTCCGCGCCGGTCGCTCGGCGCCGCGGGGGAAGTGCGTGAGTGAGCGATGAACGATGCACAGGTGGTGATCTACTCAGCTGGACCGGTGGGGCCGTGCCGGCGGCGTTTAGTACGTTGCTGTTTTAGGCAGGCGCCCGCGTCCCGGCTTTATCGGCGATGGACGGCCGGATAAGGGCGCGACCTCCACGGAGCAACAGTCAGTGGCTGGTGCAGAGCCCCGGCTCGGCTATGTGGCGGCTAGCGTGTCAAACAGGCCACGTCAGAGCTTTGCATGCTGCGGCGTTGTCGATCTGTGGAGATGTGCGGTGGATCTTTCACGGAAACCTTAACTCGCAAGTCACAACTCACAAGTCAGGATGGTTGTTCTGAGGTAAGGGCTCTTCATGCCAAAAGCTTAACTCGGATTAAAAAAAAAGCTTAACTCGGAAGTCAGGGTGACTCCAAGATTCTCCTAGAGCATATATTGGATACTTCCAAACTTCTCACATGCTTCTTCAGCTTCTAGAAATGCTACCGAAACTTCTGCCATGGATCCATTCGGGCTCCACATCAGAGCTCTTTTATCGTACCCCTCGATAAGGTGAGCCGTCATGAAGATAAATGTCTAGATATATACTCTCATTGTTTTATAATAATGTAGTGCACGTAGATTTTTTTGAATATCAAACCTTACAAATTTTGATCAAATTTATAGAAAAAAACTATTTATATTTAAGCCCCGTTCGGATGTTGTCCAACTTCTCCAAACTAGACAATgccccgcacgttgttgcgggaataTTTTGTAATACATTTCTAAGCTATTAATAATTTTATGGAAATAAGAATATTCGAAGAAATAATATGTGAGCTAAAACTAAAAATACATATTGTTATTTGTGTTTGATTATTGTATTTTTGTAAAAAATTTATTAAATATATCATGCATGTTTGCATGTTGAAGTGAATCTTTTCCTATGACTCATTGGatgttgaaatggatcttttctAATGCATGTTGCTTGATGAGGTGTCATGCtcgcatgttgagagaaataggttagtgggggctagctatttagatatagaagatagCCAGCTTCCGCTCCTCCTACCAAATCCTACTTCTCGTACAAAACCTGGCTCACGAGAAACCATTCGGGAGGCCAACTTCCACTTCCAGTTGGTTAGTTGGGCTGATAGCCCAATAAACTTGCTTTAGGCCCGTTCGAAGGAAAGGCATGCCAGGTTTTGATGGAATAGCAACGCATCGAGGAGAAAGAACAAGTCGAGCGAACCGGTACGCTGCCCCCTGGTCACTTGGCGGCGGCATACCGTGTAATAATCCCCAACTCCAGCTCCTTCGATTTTTGAGAGCAGGGCTCGACCAGCTTCTCTTTTTTGCACTACGAGGGGACTTCGCTCCGCGAAGCGGTCTTCTCGGAGCCGTGCCGTTCGGGCTGGCTCCAGCGCGGAGCCGAGGAAGCTAGGAGCAGGAGAAGATCCGAACGGGGCCTTACAATACCAATTATATGAAGTATGCAACTCATCttatgatgaatctaatgatatgtGTTTGAAATTCTAAATATAAATGTTTTTCTTTATAAACTTAGTCAAAATTTATGAGGTTTGACTTTTTAAAAATCTACATATGCTACAttatggaacagagggagtatgttAGAATAAATACGCCGAGTGGATTACCAAAACCACTACATATTGGGCTATGCTAACTGATTGGTACCACTTTCTCGACACCTCAAAGCGAACCACCATTTTTCATCTAATGAGTAACAAATAGCACTGATGATTGTTTGAGTTTACGAAAACAGCGAATCTGCATGTATGGCCCACCTATCAGGCTGATGTGGCATGCATCATTAGATGAAGTCAGGTCATTGACTTTTTAGGTCACGCACAACCGCCCCTCCTTCTCACCCTTAACTTCTTCCCCTTTCCCGCGCTCGAGCATTTCTAGGGTGACATCAGGAGGTGAATGCAGCTATGCCCCCAGCGGCGACAATGTTGGATCCGTCGTCGGCGGTGGCGACTCCCGCAAGCGCCCTCAGTTCAGAAAGATAGGACTATTTGGTCCCGGCCTCGACGGCGGCTGCGGCCTAGATTCTAAATATGTGGAGGAGAAGGCATCGTCATTGCCATGCAGAATGCACAAGGCTTGTGCAGCAACAACATAGGCTCGATTGGGCATCGATGATTGGCTCCAATCATCGCTGGAAACTTGGTACATCTCTTCCCTTTCTGTTCACACTGATATGAAGGCTAGGGCTACTGGATTTAAATTATTTGAAAATTAGTGTTACTGGATTTGAATGCACTACTGCTGGATTTGAAATCTGCCTAGATTTAGTTTCTGTTCGTACTGTAGGTTAGAACATATTTGGAAATTTACATCCAATTTGATGGCAAAAAATCCATACACACCAAGATGGCCTAGAAAGATGTCACATATATGACTTTGAAGTCGATAATGCTGCGAAATGGTTATGGACCGTCCGATTCTTTGTATTACGTGAGAGGGGAAGTGATAGGGTTAGAAGGATTGGCTCTGTTGGACAACATTATGAAGGTGGACGCAATGATTATGAAGTGTGAGCCCACACAAATTCTGTATTTGACTGCTAAGAAAGGCAAGAGAAAACGACCACTAATTATTTCTCTCATTAAGAAAACAATAGAGATTGAGCAAGGCCCATGTTAGTATGTCACACTGAAGTTGCAGATGATTCTAAAATAATGTGGACTCCCTGCTGTGTTTGTTGTTAATGATGTAGTTGTTTCGCACAAAACATTTGATGATTATGTTGGATCATCCAATGTGCTTGGCACACAACAGAGTGTTAAATTTCTGCCAGTGAGATCAATGCCTCCTCTAGTTGATGAGTGGAACATTCTTACTCAGCAGAGTATGCAGAACTATTGTTAGAGCCAAATGTAGCAGTGCAACCCGAGCACATAATTAACACTCAAATAAGTGCGAAATATGCAGATGTTCAGTTTGATGAGGAAGAGGAGCATCATGTTGATGAAGAGAACGAGAATGTTGGTGAAGAGGAAGAGAATGGTGTTGAAGAGTAAGAGGAATGGATTCAGTTgatgatgatgactatgttgctAATGAGGACAACTCATAGAAATAAGCTAATGATTCAGAGGAAGATTAtgcagaagaagaagagtacAATGCAACAGGTGGATAATAAGCAAAGGAAGCTGAGCTTTCATAAACAATAGCTTACATTAAGAGGAAGAGAGAGAAGGCCCTCAAGAATGCACATTGTGAGGGTGACACATGGCCTGCATATATTTTATGATATTccagatgaagaagaagatgatgcagctGAGGGACTAGAGCAACCAAAGCCCAAGCTTGCTCTCAAGAAGGAAAAGAGGTCAGTGTGAACAACCAGGTCCCACTCAGGACCATCTTCAAGTGGTCAAGAGAACTAATTTCCATCTTTAGAAGAGGAAATGGACATATGGTGGTtggatgaagaagatgaagatggcAATGAGCCCATGTCACTTTTAGCAAAGCTAACAAGCAACCTCCAAGAATTTGGTATGTGATGCGTTCATTTTGCATCACAATTTTAGAGGATAAATATTCTACTTTCATGACTTTTCAACCGTCTTTGCATTAATTTAATTATGGTTTATCTTAAAATGCAGACAAATGAAGATTTAATTCTCGGAGATGTTGTCAGGATGGAAATTGGACCTTTGTGCATAAAGTGCACTCCTAGATCCCCAAAATAGTAAAATAAAAGTAGTTCTTAGAGATTTGGACCAACTGAGGCCAAGGGCGAGAAGGAGGTAGTCGGGTGGGCCCTGGGGGGCTAGGGGCCTGCTCCAAGGCGCCTAGAGGTGCCACCTAGGGCCATGCGCCCCCTGATAACCTCCCAAACCTTTTTAGGTCCACCCCCAGGAGTTTTGATGATATCCATTTTCTATTGATTTTTTCCGCCGCCGTTGCGAGGTGGAAACCTAGTTCTTTTTCTAGATGGCTGTTTTTGGCTCGATCTGCCCCTCTGGCGGGGGTAATTtgaagccatcatcatcaccaacttcAGCACATCAAGTGGATCATCTTCATCCAAGCCATCTTCACCATATCCATCATCAGCACCATCATCTCCATTCCCATCGCACCAAAGTTTGTACCAATCATTTGTAGTTTGATCACCGGTTGCACTTGCTGTTGACAATTTCTATCCTAGTAGTTGATGCCTTGTGTTTCATTGGTGAAAGATCATTACTTCCGAATTGTTATAATTATCAttatgtgacgcccccgatttgaccttacactaatcatacacgcaatgtgtactatcaagatcagggactcacgggaagatatcacaacacaactctagacacaaataaaataatacaagctttatattacaagccaggggcctcgagggctcgaatataAAAGCTGAAAACACAagagagtcagcggaagcaacaatatctgagtacagacataagttcaacaagttttgccttaagaaggctagcacaaacatcaacgatcgaagaggcaaggcctcctgcctgggacctcctaactactcatGGTCATCGgcggtctccacgtagtagtaggcacccttcgggtagtagtagtagtcgacaggggtggcatctggctcctgggctccaccATCTGATCACAGCAACCGGGTATAGGGGAAAAGAGGTAGCGAAGCAACCGTgggtactcatccaaagtactcgcaagacttacatcataACTACACTAAGTATGAATCGTTATCAAAGGAATTGGTTGTATCTATGGACTGAACTATAGAATGCCAGAAGAGAGGGGGAAAGTCTAGCCTATCTAacactagcatcttcaagcattcAGATGAGTACATAATAGCAGTTTATAATTAACAAACATTTTGTAGTAATAACTCCCAaagatccttcctcgactccctgcgagaaagcaatctcGGAGCCACATATCCATCACATATCTCAAGTATCCATTTCTAGTTGTAATAGATCAAGATACAAGTATGAACGTCCgttaccgtggacacggctattcgaatagataatcttccctgcaagggtgcaccacatttcccaacacgcttgattactctggccggacacactttcctgggtcaatgcccggcctcggaagatcaacacatcgtaGCCTTACCTAGGCTCAGCAGAGAGGTCCTCGTCGATCTACAGCCTAAGCGCTCCggggtcttgggcccatcgcccCTTGCACTCCGGGTCGTTGCGCATAGGGCGGATCCAGGCTCCACCACTACATGGATGGTGCCAGCCCAGTCATGCCGCAATGTTGTCTAACAAAGCTTCGGTTGATACCGCGACgccgagtgcccataactattcccgggtggtggttagtgcgtatagCCCAGTGGCCAACTCAGAACAAATACCCAAACATGTTAGTGCATTAACAATTAAAAAGAAGTGACGGCTGTCGGGACAAGTTCGGAGCTACCACCCCCTCTTGGGTGATATCACTAAACAGCTAGCTGCCACTGTAACATCTTACGGGTGCTCTCCAGGCCCGCCCGACTTTCACAAAGTATCTCTCGCGGGTGCTCACTAGGCCCGCCCGACTTTAacaaaggtctgaagtaaagtCAAGGTAACCGTGTGTCCAAAACATCAAGGGGGGAACCCAtggaatcaccctcgatggatCCCACTCGaggtaatcatcaaggtgaacgtaggAGGAATCACCCTCAAGGTTTACACTTGAGGGGTTGTAAGACAAAGTCATATCGGGAGTGatgaaggaggaatcaccctccaTAATCCATGACCGattagctacactacagagatatCATTAGGAGTGCTATtcgaggtatcaccctcggcacATGATAGTAGCTctacagagtcgtacaactaaaGGGGGTGAAGTGATGTGTCGGGCTCTGGACGTCGATCactgataacccataagtataggggactgcaatagttttcgagggtagagtattcaacccaaatttattgattcgacacaaggggagccaaagaatattctcaagtattagcagctgagttttcaattcaaccacacctggataacttaatatatgtagcaaagtatttagtagcaaaataatatgatagtagtggtaacggtagcaaaagtaatatttttggtgttttatagtgattgtaacagtagcagtggaaaagtaaataagcgaagaacaatataggaaaagctcgtaggcaatggatcggtgatggagaatttgttggggatcattgcagaaattaaaaaatttctatgcatcaccaagatcaatctatggagaaactagcaacgagagagaggggaatgcatcttcatacccttgaagatcatgatgcggaagcgttgcaagaacgtggttggaggagtcgtacacgcaacaattcagatcgcggtcgattccgatctaagtgccgaacaacggcgcctccgcgtccAACACACGTGCAACCCAGTGACATCTCccgtgccttgatccagcaaggaggagggagaggttggggaagaaaactccagcagcagcacgacggcgtggtggtggtggagctgcgtggtttccagcagggcttcgccaagcactacggagaaCGAGGAAgtagagaggtagggctgcgctgagagagagagagctcgtgtctttggcagccccaaaacccccactatttataggaggaggggaggagggtgcgccccctctagggttcccacccctagggggcggca contains:
- the LOC125527230 gene encoding uncharacterized protein LOC125527230, with protein sequence MAEAEEWERRKRGRRRRRRGRRESDGSDPVEVLGEEVMGLVMELLDARSAARCTAVSRAWFGVAADNRLWAPKCAELMAGKAHIPRLTMIRTASKLSTYSMAIMDGKRNRITKEDLCDHAWEYRFTIAAPEYWRNLDPSWKRTGPPMRRYFHHDGYHSADPHDAVWGGHECEYTIITSFVGDGRIRDHHVRINRWPPMKVSRKEDWSWELSNHLYRYNSIPDAEKEGCTGPLFPVW